The DNA sequence CCTTTATCTTCGACATAATTTGAAATGGATAGCATTTCCTCCAAAGCACCTTTTGTTACCATGCTAACGACATTTTCATCATCTCGAACTAGCACACTCATGCGGCGGCGTTCAAAATCAAAAGGCAATTCATCAATTTTCTTAAAAGTTTGGTCCAAGTTCCGAACGATTTCATGCTTTTCAGCTTCTTTTTCTGTCCGATTGATAATAGCACGATCCATTAGGTTTTTTAGCCCTGTTTGATAATACGAATTGAGATACGCCCTGCGAAGAACGGCTAAATCAAGGTCTCCATGAATATCAAGCGGGTATTCCAAGACAATCTCATCTTGTGTCAGCGTTCCTGTCTTGTCGGTACAAAGAATATCAATCGCTCCCAAATCTTGAATGGCATTGAGTTTCTTGATGACAACTTTTTCTTTTGCCATAAGAATGGAACCCTTAGCCAAACTCGCAGTGATGACCATAGGCAGCATTTCTGGTGTCAAACCGACACCGACACTAAGTGCAAATACACCAGCCTCTAGCCAATCACCGTCTGTCAGACCATTGATGAAAAAGACAACGGGCACAAGTACCAGCATGAGACGAATGAGCAGCCATGAAATGCTGTTCATTTCCCGCTCAAATGAAGTTGGTTCATCATAAGTATTGAGCGTTTGCTCAATAGCACCCATCTTGGTATCGTCTCCAACGACCAGAACAAGAGCAATGGCACGACCAGATATTACATTGGTTCCCATAAAGGCAAGTGCTTCAGACTCAAGCAAGCTATCTGTTTCTTTTGTCTCACATTTATCCAGCGCCATTTTTTCAACAGCATCACTTTCACCTGTCAAACCTGACTGTTGCACAAAGAAGTCGCGTGAATCCAAGATTAGCACATCTGCTGGCAGCATATCTCCTGCACTCAAGCGAATAATGTCTCCCACCACTAATTCTGTAATTGGAATTTCTTGTTCTTTTCCCTCGCGAACGACTGTCACTGTATTGACAATCATACGTGAAAGATTGCTGGCCGCTTTGTCGCTCCGCAATTCTTGCACAAAGCGAATACTACCAGACAACAAGACAAGGACAACGATGATGATAAATGTCGTTGGATCTTCTTGCCCTGGCTTTGCCAGCCAAACATTGGTCACCAAAGACACCAATGCAATGAGTAAGAGAATAACGGTAAAGGGATTGATAATGGACTCATAAATCTTTTTAAAAATTGAATCTTCTTGCCCTTTTGTCAATTCATTTTCGCCATATAAGTCGCGATTTTCTTCAACTTGCTCTTCTGTCAGTCCTGCTCTGGAAGTGTTGAAAAAGGTCATCGTGTCCCCTACAGACATACGAAGAGCATCTGTTAATCTTTCTTTTGCTGTTTTCACTGATTTTCTCCTCTATCTAAGACGCATCCAAGCAACAAAATAACTGCACACAGCTTTTTGCTCAGATATCGTTCATTTGCTAGAGTCGATTCCAAAGAGAGCATGAGGAATGCTCAGATATGGCAATCGACTGGTTTTCTGTTGACTCGGGTGATCATCATTTGGCATATTCCTCACTCCTTTCCCCTGCAGTTTCCTTTTAAAAAATCAGCTAAAAAACAATAAAATCCTACCATGAAAAACATGGCAGGACTGTATGTCTTGTGTTACCGTTCAAGCTTTAACTCCGTAGGGCGGTGAAATGACATTAGTCGAAACCTTAGCGATCTCAACTGCTAACCAACGCGTAGTGTCTCCACTACTTTGCGGTAGTCATCCGTATCCCTATGGTAGCCTCACCTACCGATTTTTCATACTAACTATACTCCACTTGAGAATGATTGTCAACCCAAAATGGCTGTTTCTGAAAATTTCTTTTCATTCTTATTGCGGCAAACAACGTACAATTCTCTTGCAAATCTCTTCTACTAAAGACTTAGGCGCTGCAATATTCAGCCTTGCATGAAGTTCACCCTCACTTCCATAATCGCTTCCTCGATTGAGAATGACTTTTGCTTGGTCATGCAACAAAGCAAAAAGTTCATCATCTGTCAAACCATAGGCACTGAAATCAAGCCATATCAGATAGGTCCCTTGTGGTTTCATTACTTTTAAACGCGGAGCCTCTTTGGCAAAATAATCCACCGCAAATTGAATATTTTCTTCTAAAACAGCTTTTAATGCCACCAACCAAGGTTTGCCATAGCGATAGGCCGTTTCTGTCGCAATATAACCTAAACTTGACACTTCATGGTGGTTATTGGCAAGCTGCTGACGTTTAAATTGCGCACGTAATGAAGGATTTTCAATAACAGCATAGGAATTTTTAGTCCCTGCAATATTAAAGGTCTTGGTAGCACTAGACAGTATAATGGCAAATTCTTTAAAATCAGGTGAAATGGTATTAAAGGAAACATGCTCATGACCAAACAAGGTCAAATCTTGATGAATCTCATCTGATACCAAAATAACCTGGTGTTTTTGACAAAGATGACCGATTTTTTCCAAAACCTCCCTTTCCCAGACACGTCCTCCGGGATTGTGCGGATTGCAAAGAA is a window from the Streptococcus anginosus subsp. whileyi MAS624 genome containing:
- the mgtA gene encoding magnesium-translocating P-type ATPase, which produces MKTAKERLTDALRMSVGDTMTFFNTSRAGLTEEQVEENRDLYGENELTKGQEDSIFKKIYESIINPFTVILLLIALVSLVTNVWLAKPGQEDPTTFIIIVVLVLLSGSIRFVQELRSDKAASNLSRMIVNTVTVVREGKEQEIPITELVVGDIIRLSAGDMLPADVLILDSRDFFVQQSGLTGESDAVEKMALDKCETKETDSLLESEALAFMGTNVISGRAIALVLVVGDDTKMGAIEQTLNTYDEPTSFEREMNSISWLLIRLMLVLVPVVFFINGLTDGDWLEAGVFALSVGVGLTPEMLPMVITASLAKGSILMAKEKVVIKKLNAIQDLGAIDILCTDKTGTLTQDEIVLEYPLDIHGDLDLAVLRRAYLNSYYQTGLKNLMDRAIINRTEKEAEKHEIVRNLDQTFKKIDELPFDFERRRMSVLVRDDENVVSMVTKGALEEMLSISNYVEDKGKILPLTEEIRQEILAEVAQLNEQGLRVLGVSYRSDLDADYEYTVEDESDMILTGYLAFLDPPKPSAAPAIKALAEYGVATKILTGDNEKVTEAVCEKVGLDAEHILLGYVIETMSDDELSKVVETTTVFAKLSPDQKARIILQLKANGHKVGYMGDGINDAPSMKVADVGISVDTAVDIAKETADVILLDKDLLVLEKGLVEGRKVYANMTKYIKMTVSSNFGNIFSLLISSIFLPFLPMAPIHLIVLNLVYDISCIALPFDNVDREFLQKPRIWSAKSITRFMAWIGPISSIFDCLTFLILFFIIAPMMTGSVYHHGMSSEFITIFQTGWFIESMWTQTMVIYMLRSPKLPFIQSRPALSVVMTTLAAVFFVTLLPYGPFAALLKVAPLNGTYFLFLILVMILYMASITFVKHLYIKKYHEWL
- a CDS encoding MalY/PatB family protein, which gives rise to MSKYNFQTAPNRLSHHTYKWKETEADPQLLPAWIADMDFEVIPEVKQAIHDYAEQLVYGYTYASDELLQVVLDWEKSEHQYSFDKEDIVFVEGVVPAISLAIQAFTKEGDAVLINSPVYPPFARSVRLNNRKLVSNSLKEENGLFQIDFEQLEKEIVENNVKLYLLCNPHNPGGRVWEREVLEKIGHLCQKHQVILVSDEIHQDLTLFGHEHVSFNTISPDFKEFAIILSSATKTFNIAGTKNSYAVIENPSLRAQFKRQQLANNHHEVSSLGYIATETAYRYGKPWLVALKAVLEENIQFAVDYFAKEAPRLKVMKPQGTYLIWLDFSAYGLTDDELFALLHDQAKVILNRGSDYGSEGELHARLNIAAPKSLVEEICKRIVRCLPQ